The following are from one region of the Camelus dromedarius isolate mCamDro1 chromosome 16, mCamDro1.pat, whole genome shotgun sequence genome:
- the SMIM36 gene encoding small integral membrane protein 36, producing MEFYLEMDPVTLNLIILIASYVILLLVFLISCVLYDCRGKDPSKEYAPESTLDAQPSVHLVVMQQSAPGPLWARGLHFGNPAPLGKKSTMV from the coding sequence ATGGAGTTTTACTTGGAGATGGACCCTGTCACCTTGAACCTGATCATCCTCATTGCGAGCTACGTCATCTTGCTCCTGGTTTTCCTCATCTCCTGCGTGCTGTATGACTGCCGAGGCAAGGACCCCAGTAAGGAGTACGCCCCCGAGAGCACCCTGGATGCCCAGCCCTCCGTCCACTTGGTGGTGATGCAGCAAAGCGCTCCCGGGCCCCTCTGGGCAAGGGGCCTTCATTTTGGGAACCCTGCTCCACTGGGGAAGAAAAGCACAATGGTTTGA